Genomic DNA from Peribacillus simplex NBRC 15720 = DSM 1321:
CAATAAGCGTATTATGGACGTCATGTGCCATGTTTTTCTCGTCACCGCAAATGTATAGAGCTGCCCCTTCTTGAAGCCATCCGTATAATTCCCCGCTGTGCTCGCGCATCCGGTTTTGAACATACACTTTTTCATCAGTATCACGTGAAAAGGCAACATCCATTTTCGTAAGTACACCTGTTTTCAACCACTTTTGCAATTCAGTCTGATAAAGGAAATCCGTAACGAAATGCTGATCGCCGAAAAAGAGCCACGTTTTCCCTTTTGCATTCGATTCTTCGCGATCCTGGATAAAGGATCTAAACGGAGCAATGCCCGTTCCCGGTCCAACCATGATAATTGGAGTGTTTGGGTTCTTCGGCTGCTTGAAGTTCTGGTTATGCTGAATGTAAACGGGCAACAAGTCCCCTGGCTGTAATCTGTCCGCACATAAAATGGAGCAGACACCATTTCTTTCTCGACCGTGACTTTCATACCGGACAGCTCCGATTGTCAAATGCACTTCATCCGGATATGCGGATAAGCTACTCGCAATCGAATATAAACGGGCTGGCATTTTCCGGAGTATTGATACGAACTCTTGCGCCGAATCACCCCATGAACCAAAATCAAGGACAAAATCAAGCAAATCGCGGCCTTCACGATATTCTTTTAATTTTTCTTCATTACCAGGCACTAAAAGCTCCTTTAAATCCTCGTTACCTGAAAGCTGGGCCGCTTGTTCAATGAGCGATTTTGTCAAAACCGTAATTTCAAAATCGGAGATGAGCGATTCCCTAAGCTGACGAAGTTCTCCTTGCTTATTGACCTTCACGGTTTCTTCAGGGTCCCAATTGAGTTCCATAAGAAGCATATCAACTAAATCCGAATCGTTTTTCGGATAAATTCCAAGGCTGTCACCAGGTTCGAATGAAAGACCTGAACCCTCAAGAGATAACTCAAGATGATGTGTCTCTTTATTGGAGCCACGGCCGTTCAAATTTATATTTTCCAGCACTTCCGCTTTAAACGGATTTGTTCTCGAATACGTTTGTTCACCTACTGAAGCTATCGCTGCGGGAACTGCAGCAACAGAACTGCCTTGCCCTTCACTTAAACTAGAAATGACTCCTTCCAGCCATTCTCCAGCAGGCTCATCATAATCAAGGTCACAGTCCATTCTCGGAAATAACCGTGTCCCACCAAGTTCCTCCAAGCGTTTATCGAATTGTTTTCCCGTTTCACAGAAAAACTCATATGAACTGTCCCCAAGCGCCAATACCGAAAAGCAGAGACCTTCAAGGCTTGGTGCCCTCCTGCCATGAAGGTATTCATGGAAAGACAATGTATTATCCGGCGGATCACCTTCTCCATGCGTGCTAACGGCAATCAGAAGATTTTCGATTTTTTTCAAATTGTTGACTTTAAAGTCACTCATGGATGAAATGGTAACCTGAAAGCCATTCCCCTCAAGCTTACTCGCTGCATTTTCTGCCAGCCCTTGAGCATTGCCCGTCTGTGAACCATAAAGAATGGTCACCTCTTTTGATATTGTCTTTCCGCCGCTTTGAGCTTCCAACACCGGGGCGTCGGCTGAACTCACATTCGAAACTGACAAAGATGCAGTCAGATAACCGCTCAACCAAATTTTTTGTGTTTCTGTCAAGCTAGGCAGTAGGCTGTTAAGGAGCTCTGCCTGCTCTTGATTAAAGGGACTGTTACTTACCTGAAGTTGCACGATTTCCACCTCACAAAGGGATATTAACTTATCTTAGTTGACTATTATGTATAACGAGTGGGTTTAAACATTTTTCCCATCCATAAATTAATTAACTCGTTTACTCCTATAGACCAAGTCGGTTTTAATTGCAAAAAAATTTAAAATACAGTCATATAGGTTCATAGCACGTAACAAATAAAAAAATAAGGTTATAAAGGACAATAGCTTTCCTCAACCTATACTCTTCCTAAAATAAGTTTCTCATTAAAACTTTACTGGAAGGCACATCATTAGTAAAATATATATAATTTATTGTAACTATTAAGAATATTAATAATAAGGAGAAATTTCTATGTACTATGATGCTCTAAAAACATTTGTGACCCTTGTGGAAGTCAAGAATTTTACAAAAACAGCAGAAATTCTTCTAATGTCGCAACCAAGTGTTAGTTTACATATAAAAAAATTAGAAGAAGAGTTCCAGACCAAATTATTTCTCCGTTCTCCTAAATTTCTAAAAGTCACCTTAACAGGAGAAATTCTTTACGACCGGGCCAAGCAAATGATCACAATCTATGAACAGACCAGACAAGACATTCAAGAACACGATAAGTCCATCAAGGGCGAATTAAAGATAGGGGCAAGTTTTACAATAGGAGAGTATATCCTTCCTTCTTTACTCATCGACCTTCAAGAGGACTATCCTGAACTTGAACTTCAAGTCGTAATTGGAAACACGGAAGAAATCGTTCAAGCCGTTCGGCTATACAAAGTGGATATTGGTTTAATCGAAGGTCAAACTAATGAAAAGGAGCTTTCTGTTCACCCATTCATGCAAGATGAGCTATTCATTGTGTCTTCTAACAATCATGAACTCGCTAATAAAGACGAAGTGGAGATTACTGATTTACATGACCAAGCATGGGTAACCAGGGAAGTTGGATCTGGTACACGTGAATACCTTAACCACGTCATACGTTCAAATGGATTGAAAATTAAATCGATACTTACGATTAGCAGTAATCAAGGAATTAAAGAAACACTTATAAAAAACGGCGTAGGGCTGGCTCTGCTTTCCCGAAGTGTCATTGAAAGGGATGTACAAAATAAAATCCTTTCTATCATTCAGGTAAAAAATGAATCTTTTAACAGAACACTTTCGTATGTCTATTCCCCAATCATGAAAGATAAAAAGAATGTCAAGACTTTTATAACTGAATTAAACAAAAAATGGCCTATGAAAGCAAAGCCTAAAGTATGATCATTGGGGAGGACTATGTTCTAAATTCCATAAGATCGATTATTTGGGGCTTATTTATTTTGGGAAAGCCCCTTCTTTTGAAACTCTATTATTTCGCTAGGAAAGGTCTAACACATTAATTTATAAACAATTGGGTATACGAATAAATAGAGGATTCTTCATAGATTGATTTTTGTTTTCCTTTTATAGATAAAAAATAATATCAA
This window encodes:
- a CDS encoding LysR family transcriptional regulator, whose amino-acid sequence is MYYDALKTFVTLVEVKNFTKTAEILLMSQPSVSLHIKKLEEEFQTKLFLRSPKFLKVTLTGEILYDRAKQMITIYEQTRQDIQEHDKSIKGELKIGASFTIGEYILPSLLIDLQEDYPELELQVVIGNTEEIVQAVRLYKVDIGLIEGQTNEKELSVHPFMQDELFIVSSNNHELANKDEVEITDLHDQAWVTREVGSGTREYLNHVIRSNGLKIKSILTISSNQGIKETLIKNGVGLALLSRSVIERDVQNKILSIIQVKNESFNRTLSYVYSPIMKDKKNVKTFITELNKKWPMKAKPKV
- a CDS encoding assimilatory sulfite reductase (NADPH) flavoprotein subunit, which codes for MQLQVSNSPFNQEQAELLNSLLPSLTETQKIWLSGYLTASLSVSNVSSADAPVLEAQSGGKTISKEVTILYGSQTGNAQGLAENAASKLEGNGFQVTISSMSDFKVNNLKKIENLLIAVSTHGEGDPPDNTLSFHEYLHGRRAPSLEGLCFSVLALGDSSYEFFCETGKQFDKRLEELGGTRLFPRMDCDLDYDEPAGEWLEGVISSLSEGQGSSVAAVPAAIASVGEQTYSRTNPFKAEVLENINLNGRGSNKETHHLELSLEGSGLSFEPGDSLGIYPKNDSDLVDMLLMELNWDPEETVKVNKQGELRQLRESLISDFEITVLTKSLIEQAAQLSGNEDLKELLVPGNEEKLKEYREGRDLLDFVLDFGSWGDSAQEFVSILRKMPARLYSIASSLSAYPDEVHLTIGAVRYESHGRERNGVCSILCADRLQPGDLLPVYIQHNQNFKQPKNPNTPIIMVGPGTGIAPFRSFIQDREESNAKGKTWLFFGDQHFVTDFLYQTELQKWLKTGVLTKMDVAFSRDTDEKVYVQNRMREHSGELYGWLQEGAALYICGDEKNMAHDVHNTLIEIIEKEGNMSHADAQAYLEEMQQNKRYQRDVY